In the bacterium genome, one interval contains:
- a CDS encoding pilin, whose amino-acid sequence MHIASLRNRSTLRKVAATAVAAGAATALMLPHAVGAVGTLDIGINEVGNTIQLGTRDVRSTVASIINVAMGLLGIVAVVIILAGGFLWMTAGGEETKVTKAKQLIFSGIIGLAIILSAFAIAKFVINSLVTATT is encoded by the coding sequence ATGCACATCGCATCACTGCGCAATCGGAGTACTCTCCGGAAGGTTGCCGCCACTGCGGTCGCCGCCGGAGCTGCAACGGCACTCATGTTGCCGCATGCAGTCGGTGCCGTCGGCACACTTGACATTGGCATCAATGAGGTCGGGAACACGATCCAGCTCGGCACGCGCGATGTCCGTTCGACGGTTGCCTCGATCATCAACGTCGCCATGGGACTCCTGGGCATCGTTGCAGTTGTCATCATCCTCGCGGGCGGATTCCTCTGGATGACCGCAGGCGGTGAAGAGACCAAGGTGACCAAGGCGAAGCAGCTCATCTTCTCCGGCATCATCGGCCTTGCGATCATCCTCTCCGCATTCGCCATCGCCAAGTTCGTCATCAACTCCCTCGTCACTGCGACGACCTAA
- a CDS encoding pilin, whose translation MLRRLLTLAVIASLATLVVAPLAVWAQGVDTDRKRATVAVQNTEGEWVNASEPTGQCRARFDAPTEENPRPILFTSANCFCYGNCVLADFVVIVVQVSKFIFGISGSLALLMFTIGGFLWVTSAGSAEQVKKGRETLVHATIGIVIIFGAWLLVNTILGALTGQLGATTPAKLFTGDWAVEWSTLPKTE comes from the coding sequence ATGCTGCGACGCCTGCTGACGCTTGCGGTGATTGCTTCGCTCGCGACGCTCGTCGTCGCGCCGCTCGCGGTGTGGGCGCAGGGCGTGGATACGGATCGGAAGCGCGCGACCGTCGCGGTGCAGAATACGGAGGGCGAGTGGGTGAACGCGAGCGAGCCGACGGGGCAGTGCCGCGCGCGGTTCGATGCGCCCACCGAGGAGAATCCGCGACCGATACTCTTCACGAGCGCGAACTGCTTCTGCTACGGGAACTGCGTGCTCGCGGACTTCGTGGTCATCGTCGTGCAGGTTTCCAAGTTTATCTTCGGCATCTCCGGATCGCTCGCGCTCCTCATGTTCACGATCGGCGGGTTTCTCTGGGTGACCTCAGCCGGCAGCGCGGAGCAGGTAAAGAAGGGGCGCGAGACGCTCGTCCACGCGACGATCGGCATCGTCATCATCTTTGGCGCGTGGCTCCTCGTGAACACCATCCTCGGCGCGCTCACCGGCCAGCTTGGAGCAACCACGCCCGCGAAGCTCTTCACTGGTGACTGGGCAGTAGAGTGGTCCACGCTGCCAAAGACGGAGTGA
- a CDS encoding extracellular solute-binding protein, with protein sequence MQHRQEQRGSWSRLRAIALIAVSVVFLGAGCVRDAIPQEVAARLRPVNLVWWGVNETSDDVRPLIDAYRQIHPHVQITYRKLRLDEYETALLDALSEGDFAGPDIISIPATWTRRYQSKLLPAPSVVTMPFVTLTGTVRKEQVGELRATTTPNPQTLRDLFLDVVVSDVVLPREGGDAVYGLPLYVDTLVLYANRDLLNAGGIPVPAKTWAELQQQVPRLTRVAADGAILQSGVALGTMGNVPRSFDILSLLMMQNGTQMIARGVPSFHLLPAGITGRTSLPAADALAYYADFANPNKLVYSWNDDQPDALEAFLQGKVAYFFGYSYHRPIIRSRAPQLNLSVSAVPHIAAAVDPQTGSVIGSDVVPGGQGAAITYADFWLQAVSERTSAPNETWDFLTYITTQPQVTRRFLEQAKRPTALRSLVGEQQQDVDLKVFANQLLTARTWYHGKNAEGAEQAFVQLVRDAYSDTIEINRALQLAAQKIQQTL encoded by the coding sequence ATGCAACACAGACAAGAACAAAGAGGCAGCTGGTCACGGCTCCGTGCGATTGCGCTCATCGCCGTGTCCGTAGTGTTCCTTGGCGCCGGGTGCGTGCGGGACGCGATTCCGCAGGAGGTCGCAGCGCGGCTTCGGCCGGTCAATCTTGTCTGGTGGGGGGTCAATGAGACGAGCGATGACGTGCGCCCGCTCATTGACGCGTACCGGCAGATTCACCCGCATGTGCAGATCACCTACCGGAAGCTCCGGCTCGATGAGTATGAGACCGCACTCCTCGACGCGCTTTCCGAGGGCGACTTCGCCGGACCGGACATCATCTCGATTCCCGCGACGTGGACGCGGCGGTACCAGTCGAAGCTCCTCCCCGCGCCGTCCGTCGTCACCATGCCGTTTGTCACGCTCACGGGTACAGTGCGCAAGGAGCAGGTGGGCGAGCTCCGCGCGACAACCACGCCCAACCCGCAGACGCTCCGCGACCTCTTCCTGGACGTCGTCGTGTCGGATGTCGTGCTCCCGCGCGAGGGGGGAGATGCCGTCTACGGTCTGCCACTCTACGTGGATACGCTCGTGCTCTACGCGAACCGTGACCTCTTGAACGCGGGGGGTATTCCGGTGCCTGCAAAGACCTGGGCAGAACTCCAGCAGCAGGTGCCGCGTCTCACGCGCGTCGCTGCGGATGGCGCGATCCTCCAGTCCGGCGTCGCGCTCGGGACGATGGGGAACGTCCCGCGGTCGTTCGATATCCTCTCGCTCCTCATGATGCAGAACGGGACGCAGATGATCGCGCGCGGCGTGCCGTCGTTCCACCTCCTACCGGCGGGCATCACGGGACGCACGTCGCTGCCGGCGGCAGACGCGCTCGCGTACTACGCGGATTTCGCCAACCCGAACAAGCTCGTCTACTCGTGGAACGATGACCAGCCCGACGCGCTTGAGGCGTTCCTCCAGGGGAAGGTGGCGTACTTCTTTGGCTACAGCTACCACCGTCCGATCATCCGCAGCCGCGCACCGCAGTTGAATCTCTCGGTGAGTGCGGTGCCACACATTGCCGCCGCCGTAGACCCGCAGACCGGGAGCGTTATCGGGAGTGATGTCGTGCCGGGTGGACAGGGTGCGGCAATTACCTACGCGGATTTCTGGCTCCAGGCGGTCTCCGAGCGCACGAGTGCCCCGAACGAGACGTGGGACTTCCTCACCTACATCACGACGCAGCCGCAGGTGACGCGTCGGTTCCTCGAGCAGGCCAAGCGTCCCACCGCACTGCGATCGCTCGTGGGCGAGCAGCAGCAGGACGTTGACCTCAAGGTGTTCGCAAACCAGCTCCTCACCGCGCGGACGTGGTACCATGGAAAGAACGCGGAGGGTGCGGAGCAGGCGTTCGTGCAGCTCGTCCGCGATGCGTATTCGGATACCATTGAAATCAACCGCGCGCTCCAGCTCGCCGCGCAGAAGATTCAGCAGACGCTGTGA
- a CDS encoding UTP--glucose-1-phosphate uridylyltransferase produces the protein MSIRKAIIPVAGLGTRFLPATKAQPKEMLPVVDRPIIQHIVEEAVAAGIREIIFVTAIGKRAIEDHFDRNFELEYRLEQQGKRALLKEVARIGQLASFAFVRQSKPLGDGHAILSALPFVDADEPVAVLFGDDMIVAERPGIAQLIDTHDAYGGSVIAVTQVPRRETHQYGVIAGTPAGDRVHAVETFVEKPHPADAPSRLAVIGRYVVTPDVLRILTRQRAGKGGEIRLADAFITALDRSIPIFAREIDGDRYDCGNPLGFLSANVALALKHPELKKDFRRFLKKTLA, from the coding sequence ATGTCCATCCGCAAGGCCATCATTCCTGTCGCCGGACTCGGCACGCGATTCCTGCCCGCGACGAAAGCGCAGCCGAAGGAGATGCTGCCCGTCGTTGATCGTCCGATTATTCAGCACATCGTGGAGGAGGCGGTGGCGGCGGGCATCCGCGAGATTATTTTTGTCACCGCCATCGGCAAACGCGCCATCGAGGACCATTTCGACCGCAACTTCGAGCTCGAGTACCGCCTGGAGCAGCAGGGCAAGCGCGCACTCCTCAAGGAAGTCGCGCGGATCGGTCAGCTCGCCTCGTTCGCGTTCGTCCGCCAGTCCAAGCCGCTCGGCGACGGTCACGCCATCCTCTCCGCGCTCCCGTTCGTGGACGCGGACGAGCCGGTCGCGGTGCTCTTTGGCGACGACATGATCGTCGCGGAACGCCCGGGGATCGCGCAGCTCATAGATACCCACGACGCGTACGGTGGATCGGTCATCGCTGTGACGCAGGTTCCGCGGCGCGAGACACACCAGTATGGTGTCATCGCGGGAACGCCCGCGGGCGATCGCGTCCATGCTGTTGAAACGTTCGTCGAGAAGCCCCACCCCGCGGACGCGCCGTCGCGCTTGGCGGTTATTGGACGGTATGTCGTCACGCCGGACGTCCTCCGGATCCTCACGCGCCAGCGCGCGGGGAAGGGCGGTGAGATCCGACTCGCAGATGCGTTCATCACCGCACTCGACCGCAGCATCCCAATTTTCGCGCGTGAGATTGACGGCGATCGGTACGACTGCGGCAACCCGCTCGGGTTCCTCTCGGCGAACGTCGCACTCGCGCTCAAGCACCCGGAGCTCAAGAAGGATTTTCGACGATTCCTGAAGAAGACATTAGCGTAG
- a CDS encoding DUF5667 domain-containing protein → MQGTRDVYAGGLHTSSGALLVFATTLAVAFFIGLTVVAPPAHAQEPDAPAAETADESAAVEAAVDAALEEAATADIPEAVTSDAEVSAADLGATDARVLQDSPLYASKRLWRGFRTAMTFNPVKKAERKFQYANQELADAQKLAEDRGGDAGAFADVERAMRQAQDGMREIAADAQQLRERKDRDPEAVERFLDRVANTSFTQQKAMERIAEYAPEEFRAQIAERRDGILEHVGGVMGGVDDPSLLRGRFERALENQRGGEFRNFKSVEVLKQLEQQVPEQAREAIRAAQEHAVSRMAEQIEEDPERFGNYVEHLSGDAVRHFEILDDVRTTRDLPPAFLKQIDAMKAKAVEKFNTEFSGASEGAREHLLRRFEEGDTTAVRVAEQFKHFVPPEVRAEIERREDTSIEKFKAQFAGTTTATGEAAEAVAGEAQQLMRKLRENPEPTDFILLQKLEEKLTPEQRAFVQGLEREGTAQFERQFREGGEQFLDRFVDTSAPQSLEVLEGLRARGVPGLGIDRAIAVQRQRFQEHLNDLENPEILGHIKEAIELDPNLKQQFEAGDPSFFMRIGEQREELMRKGAERRMELEVKMREAFEGTEGDIPEDMGLPPEAMEEFKRRREDFHRAIEGEGVPPEFAPGSFGTPGFDRAPKPLDGAPPFEFRERDGALEAEFRREGRMPEQFGTDPTSPPSPGASERFRALIEEKREELSGEQPHDPSRPYLPFTPDGRPSFGNDFRPNGVGSDGQPLMGPNGKPMLFRPQGEGDASPPPEPRHDVETAVPARPVGDEPQKFDSFVAPPEPRMRKDDLRGFRPSEPQQPVEMRREVPFERFIEGRGDGSRPEPPRSFDAPDARGPAGGPGPGPNAGEQHAPASPLGILAPLKVIAALVP, encoded by the coding sequence ATGCAGGGAACTCGCGACGTATACGCAGGCGGCCTCCACACGAGTTCGGGCGCGCTCCTCGTTTTCGCTACGACGCTCGCCGTAGCGTTTTTTATTGGCCTGACGGTGGTTGCTCCGCCTGCGCACGCACAGGAGCCGGATGCTCCGGCGGCGGAGACGGCGGATGAGAGCGCAGCGGTCGAGGCCGCCGTTGATGCCGCACTCGAGGAGGCGGCGACTGCGGACATTCCCGAAGCGGTGACGAGCGATGCCGAGGTCAGCGCGGCAGACCTCGGTGCTACGGATGCGCGCGTGCTCCAGGACAGCCCGCTCTATGCATCAAAGCGGCTCTGGCGCGGGTTTCGGACCGCGATGACGTTCAATCCGGTCAAGAAGGCCGAGCGCAAGTTTCAGTACGCCAACCAGGAGCTCGCGGACGCGCAGAAGCTCGCGGAAGATCGCGGCGGCGACGCAGGTGCGTTCGCTGACGTGGAGCGTGCCATGCGTCAGGCGCAGGATGGGATGCGGGAGATCGCGGCAGATGCACAGCAGCTCCGCGAGCGGAAGGATCGCGATCCGGAAGCGGTGGAGCGGTTCCTCGATCGCGTCGCGAATACCTCGTTCACGCAGCAGAAGGCGATGGAGCGCATTGCCGAGTACGCGCCGGAGGAGTTCCGTGCGCAGATCGCCGAGCGTCGCGATGGTATCCTCGAGCACGTGGGAGGTGTCATGGGCGGCGTTGATGATCCCTCGCTCCTCCGCGGGCGATTCGAGCGCGCGCTCGAGAACCAGCGTGGTGGCGAGTTCAGGAACTTCAAGAGCGTCGAGGTCCTCAAGCAACTCGAGCAGCAGGTGCCGGAGCAGGCCCGCGAGGCCATCCGCGCGGCGCAGGAGCACGCGGTGTCCCGCATGGCTGAGCAGATCGAGGAGGATCCTGAACGCTTCGGCAACTACGTTGAACATTTGTCCGGCGATGCGGTGCGGCACTTCGAGATTCTCGACGACGTGCGCACGACGCGAGACCTCCCGCCGGCATTCCTCAAACAGATTGACGCGATGAAGGCGAAGGCCGTGGAGAAGTTCAACACGGAGTTCTCCGGAGCGAGCGAGGGTGCGCGCGAGCACCTCCTCCGCAGGTTCGAGGAGGGTGACACGACAGCCGTGCGTGTCGCTGAGCAGTTCAAGCATTTCGTGCCGCCGGAGGTGCGCGCGGAGATCGAGCGGCGTGAAGATACATCCATCGAAAAGTTCAAAGCGCAATTCGCCGGTACGACGACCGCAACGGGTGAAGCGGCAGAGGCGGTCGCCGGTGAAGCGCAGCAGCTCATGCGGAAGCTCCGCGAGAATCCGGAGCCCACGGATTTCATCCTGCTGCAGAAACTGGAGGAGAAACTCACGCCGGAGCAGCGCGCGTTCGTCCAGGGATTGGAGCGCGAGGGCACGGCGCAGTTTGAGCGTCAGTTCCGCGAGGGCGGTGAGCAGTTCCTCGATCGGTTCGTGGACACGAGCGCCCCGCAGTCGCTCGAAGTACTGGAGGGGTTGCGTGCGCGCGGCGTTCCCGGACTCGGCATTGACCGCGCCATCGCGGTGCAGCGTCAGCGATTCCAGGAGCACCTCAACGACCTCGAGAATCCCGAGATCCTCGGGCACATCAAGGAGGCCATTGAGCTTGACCCGAATCTCAAACAGCAGTTCGAGGCAGGCGATCCATCGTTCTTCATGAGGATCGGCGAGCAGCGCGAGGAGCTCATGCGGAAGGGTGCGGAGCGACGGATGGAACTCGAAGTGAAGATGCGAGAGGCGTTCGAGGGTACGGAGGGGGATATTCCGGAAGACATGGGACTCCCGCCCGAGGCCATGGAGGAGTTCAAGCGCCGTCGGGAGGATTTCCACCGCGCGATTGAGGGCGAGGGCGTGCCGCCGGAGTTTGCACCGGGTTCGTTTGGTACGCCAGGGTTTGATCGCGCACCAAAGCCGCTCGACGGTGCACCGCCATTCGAGTTCCGGGAGCGCGATGGCGCTCTCGAAGCCGAGTTTCGCCGCGAGGGGCGCATGCCCGAGCAGTTTGGTACGGACCCCACTTCCCCGCCGTCGCCAGGTGCATCGGAGCGATTCCGCGCGCTCATCGAGGAGAAGCGTGAGGAGCTCTCCGGCGAGCAGCCGCACGATCCGTCGCGTCCGTACCTGCCGTTCACGCCCGATGGGCGGCCGAGTTTCGGCAACGATTTCCGTCCCAATGGGGTTGGGTCTGATGGACAACCGCTCATGGGACCGAACGGGAAGCCGATGCTCTTCCGACCACAGGGTGAGGGCGACGCGAGCCCCCCACCGGAACCGCGTCACGACGTGGAGACAGCCGTTCCGGCGAGACCCGTCGGCGATGAGCCGCAAAAGTTTGATTCGTTCGTCGCCCCGCCGGAACCGCGTATGCGAAAGGACGACCTCCGGGGATTCCGTCCATCGGAACCGCAGCAGCCCGTCGAGATGCGCCGCGAGGTTCCGTTCGAGCGGTTCATCGAGGGCCGCGGGGACGGAAGTCGCCCCGAGCCCCCGCGTTCATTCGATGCACCGGATGCACGCGGCCCGGCTGGCGGTCCCGGTCCAGGACCAAACGCTGGCGAGCAGCACGCACCCGCATCACCGCTCGGCATCCTCGCACCCCTCAAAGTTATTGCCGCGCTCGTGCCGTAG